A single genomic interval of Acipenser ruthenus chromosome 28, fAciRut3.2 maternal haplotype, whole genome shotgun sequence harbors:
- the LOC117434597 gene encoding midkine-B-like — MRGLFSLVVVLLVVLMAVTSEAGKNNEDKGKGKGGSDCSEWVWGPCVPNRRDCGAGSRQGTCQEETKKLKCRVPCNWKKDFGADCKYKFGRWEECDTVTGVKNRSGILKKAMYNAECLPTIQVSTPCSPKTKSKSKDKKGKGKEN, encoded by the exons ATGCGTGGTCTCTTCTCATTGGTTGTTGTCCTACTGGTGGTTCTGATGGCAGTGACCTCAGAAGCTGGGAAAAATAATGAAG ATAAGGGAAAGGGCAAGGGCGGTTCTGACTGCAGTGAGTGGGTGTGGGGCCCTTGTGTGCCAAACCGTAGGGACTGCGGAGCTGGCTCTCGACAGGGCACCTGCCAAGAGGAGACCAAGAAACTCAAGTGCAGAGTTCCCTGCAACTGGAAGAAGGACTTCGGGG CTGACTGCAAGTACAAGTTTGGAAGGTGGGAGGAGTGTGACACTGTCACGGGTGTGAAGAATCGTTCTGGTATCCTCAAAAAGGCAATGTACAATGCTGAGTGCCTGCCGACCATTCAAGTGTCCACGCCTTGCTCCCCCAAGACCAAGTCAAAGTCCAAAG ACAAAAAGGGGAAGGGAAAAGAGAACTAA